In Streptomyces sp. NBC_00878, a single window of DNA contains:
- a CDS encoding phosphopantetheine-binding protein → MNSIDDFLTLLQDDLGLPVTGADVGAGLDRVPGWDSVHLLSLLALLERTTGRALPLAQALEAGSLEEIYTLAVAS, encoded by the coding sequence GTGAACTCCATCGACGACTTCCTCACCCTCCTCCAGGACGACCTGGGCCTGCCGGTGACCGGCGCGGACGTCGGCGCGGGACTGGACCGGGTGCCCGGCTGGGACTCGGTGCACCTGCTCTCGCTCCTCGCGCTCCTGGAGCGTACGACCGGCCGTGCGCTCCCCCTGGCCCAGGCCCTGGAGGCCGGCAGCCTGGAGGAGATCTACACGCTGGCGGTGGCCTCGTGA
- a CDS encoding sulfotransferase, protein MRDPRMSAIGKGLRRRGRLMAQAVSPPRRTLDAMPAPRTHGDSYVAPRAPRLVDSPVFVLSSVRSGSTLLRVLLNSHSRIRAPHEMHLRTLHINLSRDFTADAMKALELDKDELEHVLWDRVLHLELVRSGKEIIVDKTPPNTLMWPRLHRCWPNARYILLLRHPGAVVASLTERRTDPDHAQIRAEVLDYSEKLDEARRTLDAHVITYEDLTAHPERTTRGVCEYLGVPWESAMLDYGKKDHGDFRPQLGDWSPTIRSGRIQQARPADPTAELPPRLAELAKAWGYPVD, encoded by the coding sequence GTGCGAGACCCGCGAATGTCCGCGATCGGCAAGGGACTGAGGCGCAGGGGAAGGCTGATGGCCCAGGCGGTGAGTCCGCCGCGCCGCACCCTCGACGCCATGCCCGCGCCCAGGACCCACGGGGACTCGTACGTCGCTCCGCGTGCCCCGCGGCTGGTGGACTCGCCGGTCTTCGTCCTCTCCTCCGTGCGCTCCGGCTCGACGCTCCTGAGGGTCCTGCTGAACAGCCACAGCAGGATCCGCGCCCCGCACGAGATGCATCTGCGCACCCTGCACATCAACCTGTCGCGCGACTTCACCGCCGACGCCATGAAGGCGCTCGAACTCGACAAGGACGAGCTGGAGCACGTGCTGTGGGACCGGGTGCTGCACCTGGAACTCGTCCGCAGCGGCAAGGAGATCATCGTCGACAAGACTCCGCCGAACACCCTCATGTGGCCGCGCCTGCACCGATGTTGGCCGAACGCCCGCTACATCCTGCTGCTCCGCCACCCCGGCGCGGTCGTCGCCTCGCTCACCGAGCGCCGCACCGACCCGGACCACGCACAGATCCGCGCCGAGGTCCTCGACTACAGCGAGAAGCTGGACGAGGCCCGCCGCACCCTCGACGCCCACGTGATCACGTACGAGGACCTCACCGCGCACCCGGAGCGGACCACCCGTGGCGTGTGCGAGTACCTCGGCGTCCCGTGGGAGAGCGCGATGCTCGACTACGGCAAGAAGGACCACGGCGACTTCCGCCCCCAGCTCGGCGACTGGAGCCCCACGATCAGGTCGGGCCGCATCCAGCAGGCCCGCCCGGCCGACCCGACGGCCGAACTGCCGCCGCGCCTGGCCGAGTTGGCGAAGGCGTGGGGGTACCCGGTCGACTGA
- a CDS encoding substrate-binding domain-containing protein, with translation MMDTRSHSLRRLRILLLAGAAAMALMLSGCSSSDAKQGSDRPGGTSDAHGLTIDEMKAEIAKHTGMVSSYPAQKQVSGVEKLRGKTIWYVPVGATAPILNTFGDGIKAAFDKLGITFHMCDGEFLPTTMASCLNEAASRGADGVVTGYIDYALIPNAFDNLVAQNIPVLIAGAQPSRGKTNSPELAFYDTTPTINVLQKLSSEAVIVDSGGKAKVLYIGVTDSPQTKAMAAYAKQFFADNCPDCRFTEIDYNTASLKRLPSQVSSALISHPDTDYVVTSVDTGVPGALTGIQAAGFTNKVKISSANGDLAALQRIKAGQVQFNDVGTSPVYFGWQFADGIIRMMVGQKPDEGPGIVRVFNKDNVGDLSLTPAAYATNQWYGQDTFENTFLSAWGVK, from the coding sequence ATGATGGACACCCGATCCCACTCGCTTCGGCGGCTGCGAATACTCCTGCTCGCCGGCGCCGCGGCGATGGCCCTGATGCTGAGCGGCTGTAGCAGCAGCGACGCCAAGCAGGGCAGCGACAGACCCGGGGGGACGAGCGACGCCCACGGCCTGACCATCGACGAGATGAAGGCGGAGATCGCCAAGCACACCGGGATGGTCTCCTCCTACCCGGCGCAGAAGCAGGTCAGCGGCGTCGAGAAACTCCGCGGGAAGACGATCTGGTACGTCCCGGTCGGTGCGACGGCGCCCATCCTCAACACCTTCGGCGACGGCATCAAGGCCGCGTTCGACAAGCTCGGCATCACGTTCCACATGTGTGACGGAGAGTTCCTGCCCACCACGATGGCGTCCTGCCTGAACGAGGCGGCGTCGCGTGGCGCCGACGGCGTCGTCACCGGCTATATCGATTACGCGCTCATCCCCAACGCGTTCGACAACCTCGTCGCGCAAAACATCCCGGTGCTCATCGCCGGTGCGCAGCCGAGCAGAGGCAAGACGAACTCCCCCGAACTCGCGTTCTACGACACCACCCCGACGATCAACGTGCTGCAGAAGCTGAGCAGCGAGGCGGTGATCGTCGACAGCGGCGGCAAGGCGAAGGTGCTGTACATCGGTGTGACCGACTCGCCGCAGACGAAGGCCATGGCCGCGTATGCCAAGCAGTTCTTCGCCGACAACTGCCCCGACTGCCGTTTCACCGAGATCGACTACAACACCGCCAGCCTCAAGCGCCTCCCCTCGCAGGTGAGTTCCGCGCTGATCAGCCATCCCGACACCGACTACGTCGTCACCTCCGTCGATACCGGCGTACCGGGCGCGCTCACCGGCATCCAGGCCGCCGGGTTCACGAACAAGGTGAAGATCTCCTCCGCCAACGGCGACCTCGCCGCGCTGCAGCGGATCAAGGCCGGCCAGGTGCAGTTCAACGACGTCGGGACCAGCCCGGTCTACTTCGGCTGGCAGTTCGCCGACGGCATCATCCGGATGATGGTCGGCCAGAAGCCCGACGAGGGCCCGGGAATCGTCCGGGTCTTCAACAAGGACAACGTCGGCGACCTCTCGCTGACCCCGGCCGCGTACGCCACGAACCAGTGGTACGGGCAGGACACCTTCGAGAACACCTTCCTGAGCGCGTGGGGAGTCAAGTAG
- a CDS encoding glycoside hydrolase family 38 C-terminal domain-containing protein, with amino-acid sequence MHDERRRIEERVQRLHDQRIKTAIYAATVPFEVEAWQAPGEPVPFDEAASAPYKPFAMNTPWGPPWGTTWFRMRGQVPEEWAGKRVEAVIDLGFVGDWPGNQAEALVHLADGTPLKAVNPLNQYVAIGNPATGGERIDYLVEAASNPDILADDFAKTTPLGDRLTAGDKPLYTFQSADIAVLDEEVWHLDLDVQVLRELMLELGEHDPRRHEIMHTLDRALDLLDLDDISGSAADVRAALKPALSKPANASAHIVSGVGHAHIDSAWLWPIRETKRKTSRTFSNVTSLADEYDDFIFACSQAQQYEWVRDNYPKVWARIQESVKKGQWAPVGGMWVEADGNLPGGEAVARQLIHGKRFFIEHFGVETKGVWLPDSFGYTAAYPQLAKLAGNEWFLTQKISWNQTNKFPHHTFWWEGIDGTRIFTHFPPVDTYNARFSGEEMARATRNYQEKGAATRSLAPFGWGDGGGGPTREIMERARRLADLEGSPKVVIEHPDDFFAKAREEYEDAPVWVGELYLELHRATYTSQARTKQGNRRSEHKLREAELWATTAALHAPGYAYPHDRLDQLWKTVLLHQFHDILPGSSIAWVHREAEAEYARVAKEVEALTAEAITALGTGGTRVFNTSPVERREVVRTSDGTLAHTVVPANGSAPLGTGEVPEPVTVTGRVLDNGLVRVEVAEDGTLASVRDLRAGGREVLADKGNLLRLHTDLPNYWDAWDVDKHYKNRYTDLLDASSVTVVEEDPLLGAIRVERSFGNGSHITQTISLRAGSPRIDFETDIDWHEAEKFLKAGFPVDIRAAHSSAEIAFGHIQRPTHTNTSWESARFEVSGHRWVHLGEPGYGVAVINDSTYGHDISRTVREDGGTTTTVRLSLVRAPRIPDPEADQGRHRFTYALLPGATIEDAVAEGYALNLPLRVADAAGTPEPVVSVDGGGGVTVEAVKLADDNSGDVVVRVYESLGGRAQGTLRTGFPLAGAQLTDLLERPLSTVDTDGDSVSVTLRPFEIQTLRLAVEKK; translated from the coding sequence ATGCACGACGAACGCCGCCGAATCGAGGAGCGCGTCCAGCGCCTTCACGACCAGCGCATCAAGACCGCGATCTACGCGGCGACCGTGCCCTTCGAGGTCGAGGCCTGGCAGGCACCGGGGGAGCCCGTCCCCTTCGACGAGGCCGCGTCCGCCCCGTACAAGCCCTTCGCGATGAACACGCCGTGGGGTCCGCCCTGGGGCACCACCTGGTTCCGGATGCGTGGCCAGGTTCCCGAGGAGTGGGCGGGCAAGCGCGTCGAGGCCGTCATCGACCTCGGCTTCGTGGGCGACTGGCCGGGCAACCAGGCCGAGGCGCTCGTCCACCTCGCGGACGGCACCCCGCTCAAGGCCGTCAACCCGCTCAACCAGTACGTGGCGATCGGCAACCCCGCCACCGGCGGCGAGCGGATCGACTACCTGGTCGAGGCGGCCTCCAACCCGGACATCCTCGCCGACGACTTCGCGAAGACCACGCCGCTCGGTGACAGGCTCACCGCCGGCGACAAGCCCCTCTACACCTTCCAGAGCGCCGACATCGCCGTCCTCGACGAGGAGGTCTGGCACCTCGACCTCGACGTCCAGGTGCTGCGCGAGCTGATGCTGGAACTGGGCGAGCACGACCCGCGCCGGCACGAGATCATGCACACCCTGGACCGGGCCCTGGACCTGCTGGACCTCGACGACATCTCCGGTTCCGCAGCCGACGTACGGGCCGCGCTGAAGCCCGCGCTGTCCAAGCCCGCCAACGCCAGCGCCCACATCGTCTCCGGCGTCGGCCACGCGCACATCGACTCCGCCTGGCTCTGGCCGATCCGCGAGACCAAGCGCAAGACGTCCCGTACCTTCTCGAACGTCACCTCGCTCGCCGACGAGTACGACGACTTCATCTTCGCCTGCTCCCAGGCACAGCAGTACGAGTGGGTGCGCGACAACTACCCGAAGGTCTGGGCCCGCATCCAGGAGTCCGTCAAGAAGGGCCAGTGGGCGCCGGTCGGCGGCATGTGGGTCGAGGCCGACGGCAACCTGCCCGGCGGCGAGGCCGTCGCCCGCCAGCTCATCCACGGCAAGCGGTTCTTCATCGAGCACTTCGGCGTCGAGACCAAGGGCGTGTGGCTGCCGGACTCCTTCGGCTACACCGCGGCCTACCCGCAGCTCGCCAAGCTGGCCGGCAACGAGTGGTTCCTCACCCAGAAGATCTCCTGGAACCAGACCAACAAGTTCCCGCACCACACCTTCTGGTGGGAGGGCATCGACGGCACGCGGATCTTCACGCACTTCCCGCCGGTCGACACCTACAACGCCCGCTTCAGCGGCGAGGAGATGGCCCGCGCCACCCGCAACTACCAGGAGAAGGGCGCCGCCACCCGCTCGCTGGCCCCCTTCGGCTGGGGCGACGGCGGCGGCGGCCCCACCCGAGAGATCATGGAACGCGCGCGCAGGCTCGCCGACCTGGAAGGCTCGCCGAAGGTCGTCATCGAGCACCCCGACGACTTCTTCGCCAAGGCCCGCGAGGAGTACGAGGACGCCCCGGTCTGGGTCGGCGAGCTCTACCTGGAGCTGCACCGCGCCACCTACACCTCGCAGGCCCGCACCAAGCAGGGCAACCGCAGGAGCGAACACAAGCTCCGCGAGGCCGAGTTGTGGGCCACCACGGCCGCGCTGCACGCACCGGGCTACGCCTACCCGCACGACAGGCTCGACCAGCTCTGGAAGACGGTCCTGCTCCACCAGTTCCACGACATCCTGCCCGGGTCCTCCATCGCCTGGGTGCACCGCGAGGCGGAGGCCGAGTACGCCCGCGTCGCGAAGGAGGTCGAGGCGCTGACCGCCGAGGCGATCACCGCCCTCGGCACGGGCGGCACCCGCGTCTTCAACACGAGCCCGGTCGAGCGCCGGGAGGTCGTACGCACCTCCGACGGCACCCTGGCCCACACCGTCGTCCCGGCGAACGGCAGCGCGCCCCTCGGCACCGGCGAGGTACCCGAGCCGGTGACGGTCACCGGTCGCGTCCTCGACAACGGCCTGGTCCGCGTCGAGGTGGCCGAGGACGGCACCCTGGCCTCCGTACGCGATCTGCGCGCCGGCGGCCGCGAGGTCCTCGCCGACAAGGGCAACCTGCTCCGGCTGCACACGGACCTGCCGAACTACTGGGACGCCTGGGACGTCGACAAGCACTACAAGAACCGCTACACGGACCTGCTGGACGCGTCGTCCGTGACGGTGGTCGAGGAGGACCCGCTGCTGGGGGCGATCCGGGTGGAGCGCTCCTTCGGCAACGGCTCGCACATCACCCAGACCATCAGCCTGCGTGCCGGCAGCCCCCGTATCGACTTCGAGACAGACATCGACTGGCACGAGGCCGAGAAGTTCCTCAAGGCGGGCTTCCCGGTGGACATCCGGGCGGCACACTCGTCCGCCGAGATCGCGTTCGGCCACATCCAGCGGCCCACGCACACCAACACCAGCTGGGAGTCGGCCCGCTTCGAGGTCTCCGGCCACCGCTGGGTCCACCTCGGCGAACCCGGCTACGGCGTCGCGGTCATCAACGACTCCACGTACGGCCACGACATCTCCCGCACGGTCCGCGAGGACGGCGGCACGACCACCACGGTCCGCCTCAGCCTGGTCCGCGCCCCGCGCATCCCGGACCCGGAGGCCGACCAGGGCAGGCACCGCTTCACGTACGCGCTGCTGCCGGGCGCGACCATCGAGGACGCGGTCGCCGAGGGCTACGCGCTCAACCTCCCGCTGCGGGTGGCGGACGCGGCGGGCACGCCCGAGCCGGTGGTGTCCGTGGACGGCGGCGGGGGCGTGACCGTCGAGGCGGTCAAGCTCGCCGACGACAACTCGGGCGATGTCGTCGTCCGCGTCTACGAGTCTCTCGGCGGCCGTGCACAGGGCACCCTGCGCACGGGCTTCCCCCTCGCGGGCGCCCAGCTCACCGATCTCCTGGAGCGCCCGCTGAGCACGGTGGACACGGACGGCGACAGCGTGTCCGTCACTCTGCGGCCCTTCGAGATCCAGACGCTGCGGCTGGCCGTGGAGAAGAAGTGA
- a CDS encoding carbohydrate binding domain-containing protein, with protein MRLRRSRNRFLALLASAALALAGAVALPGTAQAANVLSNPGFESGGLSPWSCSGNLGSIVSSPVHGGTKALAGAASSSDIAKCSQTVSVQPNTAYSLTGWVRGSYAYLGVDGGPSTWTQSPSAYSQLTVSFTTGAAQTSATIYTHGWYAQGTYQADDISLDGPGGSSDTQAPTAPSTLRSTGKTSSSVSLAWNASSDNVGVTAYDIYSGANQVLSVSGTTATVSGLSPSTAYTFTVRARDAAGNRSAASNSLAVTTDPGSGTTGFKQAAPYLYLGWGDPPSASSVMSSTGVKWFTMAFILSSGGCNPAWDGSRPLTGGNDQSVINSIRSAGGDIVPSIGGWSGNKLGPNCSTPEALAGAYQRVIDAYGLKAIDIDIENTDEFENEVVQDRILNALKIVKQNNPGLRTIITFGTSTTGPTSWGNRLIERASALGAGIDVFTIMPFDFGGGADMYGNTVNATEGLKTKLKSVFGWDDATAYAHIGISGMNGLSDQQELTSPTTWTQIRDWANSHHIARLAFWSVNRDRPCPGGGVVSNCSGISQNNWQFTSITAGFTG; from the coding sequence GTGCGCCTCAGACGTTCCAGAAACCGTTTCCTCGCTCTGCTCGCATCGGCCGCCCTGGCACTCGCCGGGGCGGTCGCCCTGCCCGGCACCGCCCAGGCGGCCAACGTGCTGTCCAACCCCGGCTTCGAGTCGGGCGGCCTCTCCCCCTGGTCCTGCTCGGGCAACCTCGGCTCGATCGTGTCGAGCCCCGTGCACGGCGGCACCAAAGCCCTTGCGGGCGCGGCGAGTTCGAGTGACATCGCCAAGTGCAGCCAGACCGTGTCGGTCCAGCCGAACACCGCGTACAGCCTGACGGGCTGGGTGCGCGGCAGCTACGCCTACCTGGGCGTGGACGGCGGGCCGTCGACCTGGACCCAATCACCCTCCGCCTACAGCCAGTTGACCGTGTCGTTCACGACCGGCGCGGCGCAGACCAGCGCGACGATCTACACCCACGGCTGGTACGCGCAGGGCACCTACCAGGCCGACGACATCAGCCTGGACGGGCCGGGCGGCAGCTCGGACACCCAGGCACCGACGGCCCCCTCGACCCTGCGCTCCACCGGCAAGACCTCGTCGAGCGTGTCGCTGGCGTGGAACGCGTCGAGCGACAACGTGGGAGTCACCGCGTACGACATCTACAGCGGTGCGAACCAGGTGCTCAGCGTCTCCGGGACGACCGCCACGGTCAGCGGGCTCTCGCCGAGCACCGCGTACACGTTCACCGTGCGGGCGAGGGACGCGGCCGGGAACCGGTCCGCCGCCTCCAACTCCCTTGCGGTGACGACCGATCCGGGCAGCGGCACCACCGGCTTCAAGCAGGCCGCGCCCTATCTGTACCTCGGCTGGGGTGACCCGCCGAGTGCCTCGTCGGTGATGAGTTCGACCGGCGTCAAGTGGTTCACGATGGCGTTCATCCTCTCCTCGGGCGGCTGCAACCCGGCCTGGGACGGGTCGCGTCCGCTGACCGGCGGCAACGACCAGTCCGTCATCAACTCCATTCGCTCGGCGGGCGGTGACATCGTCCCGTCCATCGGCGGCTGGAGCGGCAACAAGCTGGGGCCGAACTGCTCGACACCGGAGGCGCTCGCCGGCGCGTACCAGAGGGTGATCGACGCGTACGGGCTGAAGGCGATCGACATCGACATCGAGAACACCGACGAGTTCGAGAACGAGGTCGTCCAGGACCGGATTCTCAACGCCCTGAAGATCGTCAAGCAGAACAACCCGGGGCTGCGGACGATCATCACCTTCGGCACGTCGACGACCGGCCCGACCTCCTGGGGCAACCGGCTCATCGAGCGGGCCTCGGCACTGGGCGCGGGCATCGACGTGTTCACCATCATGCCGTTCGACTTCGGCGGCGGCGCCGACATGTACGGCAACACGGTGAACGCGACCGAGGGTCTGAAGACCAAGCTCAAGTCGGTCTTCGGCTGGGACGACGCCACGGCCTACGCGCACATCGGCATCTCCGGCATGAACGGGCTGAGCGACCAGCAGGAGCTCACCTCGCCGACGACCTGGACTCAGATCCGCGACTGGGCGAACTCCCATCACATCGCCCGCCTCGCCTTCTGGTCGGTCAACCGCGACCGGCCGTGCCCCGGCGGGGGCGTGGTCAGCAACTGCTCCGGCATCAGCCAGAACAACTGGCAGTTCACGTCGATCACGGCGGGCTTCACCGGCTGA
- a CDS encoding ATP-grasp domain-containing protein, with protein sequence MVSRVRVWLNRTYAENVFFMDQLRRNPCGRAVEIHATHGDPDSPILATADTAAMEPEGLSPAAYVEYALDQCARHSFDVFVPVLHQAALAEHREDFAAVGTALLAPPAEAVHTFQDKVIAYEAVEKLGIPAPPWWRVRTADELVVAVDALEADGHKACFKPASGAGGVGFRIITRTPFSLMHLNGFPSPYVPLDMVVEALNQADEPVDWLVMPRLEQPEVSVDCLTGPDGRVRMAVGRTKNGRRRGFTDDPQWIEPARLLAESFGLHYLTNIQFRMLGDEPVLMDVNTRPAGGLHQLSQCGINAPWAAVRLALGEEPGDLVPPFLGQDYTVVAGPRAVRAVPQQQPQHGDLDLPVPAPATAPEPVIGTQPTQTVQATQAAQPAQAAQATPAAQAAQATQAAQTSDSPLTV encoded by the coding sequence ATGGTCTCTCGCGTACGCGTCTGGCTCAACCGCACGTACGCGGAGAACGTGTTCTTCATGGATCAGCTACGGCGAAATCCGTGCGGCCGGGCCGTCGAGATCCACGCCACGCACGGCGACCCGGACTCCCCCATCCTCGCCACCGCCGACACCGCCGCGATGGAGCCGGAGGGGCTGTCCCCGGCGGCGTACGTCGAGTACGCGCTCGACCAGTGCGCCCGGCACTCCTTCGACGTGTTCGTCCCGGTCCTGCACCAGGCGGCCCTCGCCGAGCACCGCGAGGACTTCGCCGCGGTCGGTACGGCGCTGCTCGCACCGCCCGCCGAGGCCGTGCACACCTTCCAGGACAAGGTGATCGCCTACGAGGCGGTCGAGAAGCTCGGCATTCCGGCGCCGCCGTGGTGGCGGGTGCGGACCGCGGACGAGCTGGTCGTGGCGGTCGACGCGCTGGAGGCCGACGGCCACAAGGCGTGCTTCAAGCCGGCCTCCGGGGCGGGCGGCGTCGGTTTCCGCATCATCACGCGGACCCCCTTCTCCCTGATGCACCTCAACGGCTTCCCCAGCCCGTACGTGCCGCTGGACATGGTCGTCGAGGCGCTGAACCAGGCCGACGAGCCGGTGGACTGGCTGGTCATGCCACGTCTGGAGCAGCCGGAGGTGTCCGTGGACTGCCTGACCGGTCCGGACGGGCGGGTACGGATGGCCGTGGGCCGGACCAAGAACGGGCGGCGGCGCGGCTTCACGGACGACCCCCAGTGGATCGAGCCGGCCCGGCTGCTCGCGGAGTCGTTCGGGCTGCACTATCTGACGAACATCCAGTTCCGGATGCTCGGCGACGAGCCGGTCCTGATGGATGTCAACACCCGTCCGGCGGGCGGCCTGCACCAGCTCTCGCAGTGCGGCATCAACGCCCCGTGGGCCGCCGTGCGGCTGGCGCTCGGCGAGGAGCCCGGCGACCTGGTCCCGCCGTTCCTCGGCCAGGACTACACGGTGGTCGCCGGTCCGCGTGCGGTACGGGCCGTGCCACAGCAGCAGCCGCAGCACGGGGACCTGGACCTCCCCGTCCCCGCGCCCGCGACCGCTCCGGAGCCCGTGATCGGCACTCAGCCGACACAGACCGTGCAAGCGACTCAGGCCGCACAGCCCGCCCAGGCCGCACAGGCGACTCCGGCGGCTCAAGCGGCACAAGCGACTCAGGCCGCACAGACTTCGGACAGTCCCTTGACAGTCTGA
- a CDS encoding metallophosphoesterase, with amino-acid sequence MTTADRSGGRLLAISDLHIGYAENRALVEEMRPETDDDWLLVAGDVAETVADIRWTLETLASRFRKVIWAPGNHELWTHPQDAVTLRGVARYEHLVEVCRELGVTTPEDPYPVWEGPGGPVAVAPLFLLYDYSFLPAGCATKEEGLEYAHGTGVVCTDEHFLHPDPYPSREAWCRARVAETERRLAEIPAELPTVLVNHYPLDRHPTEILWYPEFAMWCGTRLTADWHRTYRVSAMVYGHLHIPRTTWLDGVRFEEVSVGYPREWRKRSEPPGKLRRILPMEVGSGDRGTAPGVGRGRGGTR; translated from the coding sequence GTGACGACGGCTGACCGTTCCGGGGGCCGGCTGCTGGCCATCAGCGACCTGCACATCGGATACGCCGAGAACCGAGCCCTCGTCGAGGAGATGCGCCCCGAGACCGACGACGACTGGCTGCTGGTGGCCGGCGACGTCGCCGAGACGGTGGCCGACATCCGCTGGACCCTCGAAACGCTCGCCTCCCGCTTCCGCAAGGTGATCTGGGCACCCGGCAACCACGAGCTGTGGACCCACCCCCAGGACGCCGTCACCCTGCGCGGCGTGGCCCGCTACGAGCACCTCGTGGAGGTCTGCCGAGAGCTGGGAGTGACGACGCCGGAGGACCCGTACCCGGTGTGGGAGGGCCCCGGCGGACCGGTCGCCGTCGCACCGCTGTTCCTCCTCTACGACTACTCGTTCCTGCCCGCGGGCTGCGCGACCAAGGAAGAGGGGCTCGAGTACGCCCACGGGACCGGCGTCGTCTGCACCGACGAGCACTTCCTGCACCCCGACCCGTACCCGAGCCGTGAGGCCTGGTGCCGGGCCCGGGTGGCCGAGACCGAGCGCAGGCTCGCGGAGATCCCCGCCGAGCTGCCCACGGTCCTGGTCAACCACTACCCGCTGGACCGGCACCCGACGGAGATCCTCTGGTACCCCGAGTTCGCCATGTGGTGCGGCACCCGGCTCACCGCGGACTGGCACCGCACCTACCGCGTCTCCGCCATGGTCTACGGACACCTGCACATTCCCCGCACCACCTGGCTCGACGGCGTCCGCTTCGAAGAGGTGTCGGTGGGCTACCCCCGTGAATGGCGCAAGCGCTCGGAACCACCGGGCAAGCTGCGCCGCATTCTGCCGATGGAGGTCGGATCCGGTGATCGAGGAACTGCTCCCGGAGTCGGTCGTGGCCGTGGAGGCACACGGTGA
- a CDS encoding 4'-phosphopantetheinyl transferase → MIEELLPESVVAVEAHGDERPGGTTPYPELYPEEQALIARAVEKRRREFTVVRGCARHAMEKLGVAPQAVLPGERGAPQWPAGLIGSMTHCEGYGAAALARETDLASLGIDAEPHLPLPENVLPSVALPDENRRLHGLAGQHPGVHWDRLLFSAKESVYKAWFPLTGKWLDFTEADIDIFMDPGATTSGGFRAELLVPGPVVDGRRIGHFDGRWTVRRGLLATAVTVPHTRD, encoded by the coding sequence GTGATCGAGGAACTGCTCCCGGAGTCGGTCGTGGCCGTGGAGGCACACGGTGACGAGCGGCCCGGAGGCACGACGCCGTACCCCGAGCTCTATCCCGAGGAACAGGCACTGATCGCACGCGCCGTCGAGAAACGGCGCCGCGAGTTCACCGTCGTACGCGGCTGCGCCCGGCACGCCATGGAGAAGCTCGGCGTGGCCCCGCAGGCTGTGCTGCCCGGTGAGCGGGGCGCCCCGCAGTGGCCCGCCGGGCTGATCGGCAGCATGACGCACTGCGAGGGCTACGGCGCCGCGGCGCTGGCCCGCGAGACCGACCTGGCCTCGCTCGGCATCGACGCGGAACCCCATCTGCCGCTCCCGGAGAACGTGCTGCCGTCCGTGGCGCTGCCCGACGAGAACCGGCGGCTGCACGGCCTCGCCGGGCAGCACCCCGGCGTCCACTGGGACCGGCTCCTGTTCAGCGCCAAGGAGTCGGTCTACAAGGCGTGGTTCCCCCTCACCGGGAAGTGGCTCGACTTCACCGAAGCGGACATCGACATCTTCATGGATCCCGGAGCCACCACGTCCGGCGGCTTCCGCGCCGAACTCCTCGTGCCCGGACCGGTGGTGGACGGCCGTCGGATCGGTCACTTCGACGGGCGCTGGACGGTGCGCCGGGGCCTCCTTGCGACCGCGGTGACCGTGCCGCACACGCGGGACTGA
- a CDS encoding 2-oxo acid dehydrogenase subunit E2: MRISPVARERRHTLAFLDGIRGFAPVFLGTSVDMGNVREHRAGQPSGRRISTVTYVLHVAARVLAAHPEANAALRGRSRVARYDAVHGKFTLDRTLGGHRVVLSAVLPDLERAGLAEIQERVDHFRDGDPATMPEFAGVRALQRLPGPLRTLAYRAATRPLRRRPATTGTFAVTSLGHRPVEAFHSVGGTTITLGLGATADRPAIRDGKVVVAPLLPLSLTFDHRVIDGAEAADVLAEIKEGLESFKPESVEEDGVHEV; the protein is encoded by the coding sequence GTGAGGATCTCGCCCGTCGCCCGCGAGCGCCGCCACACCCTGGCCTTCCTCGACGGCATCCGGGGCTTCGCGCCGGTGTTCCTCGGTACGTCGGTCGACATGGGCAACGTACGGGAGCACCGGGCCGGGCAGCCGTCGGGGCGCCGGATCTCCACGGTCACGTACGTCCTTCATGTGGCCGCCCGGGTGCTGGCCGCGCATCCGGAGGCGAACGCCGCGCTCCGGGGCCGGTCCCGGGTCGCCCGCTACGACGCCGTGCACGGCAAGTTCACTCTCGACCGCACGCTGGGCGGGCACCGGGTGGTGCTGTCCGCCGTGCTGCCCGACCTGGAGCGGGCCGGGCTCGCCGAGATCCAGGAGCGCGTCGACCACTTCCGTGACGGTGACCCCGCGACGATGCCGGAGTTCGCCGGCGTCCGCGCCCTCCAGCGGCTGCCCGGGCCGCTGCGCACCCTCGCGTACCGTGCCGCGACCCGTCCCCTGCGCAGGCGGCCCGCGACGACGGGCACGTTCGCGGTGACCTCGCTCGGCCACCGTCCCGTGGAGGCGTTCCACTCCGTCGGCGGGACCACGATCACGCTCGGGCTCGGCGCGACCGCCGACCGGCCCGCGATCCGGGACGGGAAGGTCGTCGTCGCTCCGCTGCTGCCGCTGAGCCTCACGTTCGACCACCGGGTGATCGACGGCGCGGAGGCGGCGGACGTGCTCGCGGAGATCAAGGAGGGGCTGGAGTCCTTCAAGCCGGAGTCCGTCGAGGAGGACGGGGTCCATGAGGTCTGA